The genomic DNA GCCAAGGGCGGCGCGGCCGGCGAGGTGCCCCGGCGCAGCCTCGCCGTACTCGCCGCGATCGCCACCCTGGTCATGCTGGTGCTCTCGGTCGCTCCGGTGGGCGTCGACTCGCTGATGTCGGCGGCGTCCGTCCTGTTCGTCACGGTGTACGTGGCCGGTCTAGCCGCGGCGGTGCGGTTGCTGCGACGGATGAGCGCGGCCTGGTGCGGCGCCGTGATCGGGTTGATCGCGCTGGTCGGTTCGCTCACCTTCTTCCGCTACTTCCTCCTCCTCCCGGTGCTGTTGGTCGCCCTCGCCGAGATGTTCCGACTGATTCAACGGAGTCGTGCAGTCGAAAGGACAACGCCATGAACACCCGGCCTCTGAAAGTAGCCGTACTCGGTTGCGGAGTAGTCGGCACGAAGGTCGTACGGCTGCTGCACGACAGGCGTTCCGCGCTGGCCGACCGCATGGGCGCGCCCGTCGAGATCGCCGGCGTCGCGGTGCGCGACCTCCAGCGGCCCAGGGACCTCGGCATCGATCCGGCGCTCCTCACCAACGACCCTCTGGAGCTGGTCAAACGCGATGGCATCGATATCGTCGTCGAACTGCTCGGGGGCATCGAGCCGGCCCGCTCGCTGATGGTGACGGCGATGGAGCGCGGCGCCTCGGTGGTGAGTGCTAACAAGGCAGTGGTGGCCGAGCACGGGCCCGTCCTCCACGAGATCGCCGCGCGCCACGGCGTCGACCTGCTCTACGAGGCGTCGGTGGCCGCGGCGATACCCCTGCTGCGTCCGCTGCGCGACTCGCTCGGCGGTGACGACGTCACCCGTGTCGTCGGCATCGTCAACGGAACCACCAACTACGTCCTGGACCGCATGACGGAGACCGGGAGCGGCCTGGACGCGGCGCTGCGCGAGGCCATCGAGCGGGGGTACGCCGAGGCCGACCCCACCGCCGACGTGGAGGGAACCGACGCTGCGGCCAAAGCCGTGATCCTGGGCTCGCTCGCGTTCCACTCCTGGATGTCCCCGACGGACGTGTACCGCGAGGGCATCACCGGGGTGACGGCGGAGGACGTGGCCGACGCCCGGGCCTGCGACTGCGTCGTCAAGTTGGTCGCCGTGCTGGAGCGGACGGCCGCGCAGGACGAGTTCCTGGTCCGGGTCCAGCCCATGATGGTGCCTCGTACCCACCCGCTCGCCGAGGTGAAGGGCGCGGACAACGCCGTGCTCATCGAGGCCGCCAGCGCGGGCCGGCTGCTGTTCCGCGGCGCCGGCGCCGGGGGAGCGCCCACCGCCGGCGCGATCGTCGGTGACGTGGTGACGGCGGCGCGGCGGAGGTTGCTCGGGCAGCACGAGCCCGCCGTCCGCACCACCGTCGCGGACCGTGCCCGTGCCGCGGGAGGGCTGCGCGGCCGCTACCACCTCCGGGTGCGGGTCGACGGTTCCGCCACGTCACTCGACGACATCGTCTCCGCGCTGCGCCGCAACGAGGTGCGGGTCGGCTCCGTGCGGCGGCGTCGAACGGCGGGGCCGGACACCTGGGTTCTGGTCACCGAGCCCTGCCGGGAGGCGGACCTGCTCTCCGCCGTGGATTCCCTCAGCGCCCTGCCGTCGGTGGGCGACGTACCGCGGTTTCTGCGGATCCTCGATTCCGACGGTCAGGAGGTGGTCGATGGCCAGGGCTCCACGGCCGATCGCTGAAGTACCGGGACCCCTACGGGAGAATCATGACCATTTCGGGAAATTCCGCGCGACCGTTGGCGGAGAGCGCGGTGGTGGACCCTTTCGCTCTCTACCGCATCGTTGAAGCGCACACTCCGGACGCCGCCGCCATACGGAGTGCCGCGCTGAACGGCGCACTCAAACTGTTCTCTCCGGTGGTGGCGATCGCGGTGGCCGGAAGCATGCGTTCGTGCTGGGACGACGAATGCCGGCAACGCCATGCGTTTCTGGGAAGCAAACTGTCCGCGTTCTGCGAACGGGCCGGCCTGGAGATCGGGGCGGCGGACCCGGAGGCGGCCGTCACGGCCGGGCGCCTGTACGCGGCGTCCACCACCATGCGCATCGAGGGACCGGAGGTCCTGGCGGCCTGTCACGCCGCCCAGGTGGCCTCGGAACGCGACATCGAACTGCTGACCGTGAGCCGTGCGGCCTACTGCTACCGGGCCATCCACTCGGCCGGAATCCAGGTGGCCATGCGCACACTCTGACCGTCGTAGGCGGTTTCAACAAGTGCCCCGGCCGCGAAGGCGGCGTCCACGAAAGGGCAATCCCGCATCGCTGGATTGCCCCTGTGGTATGCCTGGAATTACTCGGCGCGCTTTCCTGACTGCTTACCCCAAGATCCTCTTGTGGTCGCTTCATGTTCAGGACATGATTATCGAGCTCAAGGGATCAGAAATCCCTGCGCCGTTTTCGTCAAAAGCGCGTACCAGACGGGGGTTTCATCTGTGAGTTCCACCACGCGAAGCAACGCCTCCGAGGTCGTGATGCGATCGTTCTTTGACCACGGGTTCATGAGTTTCACGGGTGTCCCGTGCTCGTTGCTCAAGGGGCTTTTCCGGATACTCGAGGATCCTCAGTGCCCCGCCCGTTACCTGCCGGCGCCGAGAGAGGACAGCGCGGTCGGCGTCGCCTCGGGGCTGACACTGGCCGGCAGCACGACCGTCGTCCTCATGCAGAACTCCGGCCTGGGCTATTCGCTCAACGTCCTCACCTCGTTCACGCTCGTCTACGACGTCCACCTGCCGCTGGTGGTGAGCTGGCGGGGGCACGACGGCAACGACGCGGTCGAACACGCCGTCATCGGGCGCGAGTTGACCCGACTGCTCGATGTGTTCCACCTGCCGTGGACGGTCCTCGACCCCGACGCGCCGCAGCAGTCCGTCGACGCCTTCCTCAAGCAGTACGACGGCGGCCGGCGCACCGCGGCCCTCATCGTCAAGGAAGGCGTGTGACCATGCTCGACATCCGCGACGCGATCCAAGCCGTCCGGGCCCGTGAACCGTCCGCGCGGTACGTCACGACCTGCGGCTACATCACCCGGGACGTCTACAACATCGACGACCGGGAGAACAACTTCTACCTCGTCGGCTCCATGGGGATGGCCGCACCGATCGGCCTCGGCGTGGCCCTGGCGGACGCCGGCCGACGGGTGGTGGTGCTCGACGGGGACGGCTCCTTCGCCATGAACCTCGGCTGCCTCCCGATGATCGCCGAACACCGGCCGGACCTGGTGCACTTCGTCCTGGACAACGGGGCCCACGAGAGCACCGGCGGACAGCGGACGGCGGCGCTCGGCGACCCGGTGTCGTTGGCCCTCGCCGCCGGATACGCCGCCGCGTACTCGGTGGGCAGCCGCGAGGAACTGGAGGCCCTCGACCTCACCGGCACCCCCGCACTGGTGCACGTCCGGTGCCGTCCCCGCACGCACGCGGCGGGACGCCGGGTGGCCCTGACCCCGCAGGAGCTCGTCTCCCGCTTCCGAGCGCATCTCGGCGTCCCGGCGCACGCCTGAAGGAGGATCGCGTGAAACCCGTACTACTCGACTGCACCCTGCGTGACGGGGGCAACCAGAACGACTGGCAGTTCACCCCGACCGACGTGCGGACCATCGTCAGCAGGCTCGACGCGGCGCGCGTCGACGTCATCGAGGTGGGGTACCGCGGCGGCTCGGGAAGCCGAAGCAGCTCGACCGCCGGGCCCACCGCGCACTGCACCCCCGAGTTCCTCGCGATACTGCCCTCCACCCGCCACGCCGAGTTGGCGGTCATGGTCGTCCCCACGGTCTGCCCCGTCGACGCCATGGACGACCTGCCCGACAGCCCGATCTCCATGGTCCGGATAGCCGCGTACCCCTGGAACATCGACGGCGTGCCCGAGTACGTCCGGGCGGCACGCGCCCTGGGACTGCGGACCACCGTCAACCTCATGGCCGTGAGCTATGCCGACCTTCCGCGACTGGCCGACATCGCGGCGACGGTGCGCACGGAGCTCCCCGACGTGATGTACGTGGCCGACTCCTTCGGTTCGCTCACGCCGGACAGCGTGCGCGAACGCATCGAGCTCCTCGCCGACCGGCTGGACCGCCCGATCGGCATCCACGCGCACAACAACCTCGGACTGGCCGCCGCCAACGCGCTGGCCGCCATGGAGGCCGGTGCGACCTGGCTGGACGCGTCGCTGTGCGCCATGGCCCGCGGGGCCGGCAACCTCGCCACGGAGCAGGCCGCCGCCTTCCTGACGGCGTGGCCGGCCTACGAGACGCACACCGACCTGCCCGCGATCTGCGAGGCCTCCGAGTATGTGGCCGAACGGGTGCTGCCCCGCCCGATGACCGTGCGCCGCGCCGAGATCGCGGCCGGCGTCAACGACCACCACTACTACTACCAGGGCCGCCTGGAGAAGGCCGCGGCCCGCCACGGCCTGGACCCGTGGGAGGTCGGCCGTCGGATCGGCGCCGTCCGCCCGCACAAGGTGCTCGACGATGTGATCGAGAGCGTGTGCCACGAGATGAGTGGAGGACTCCCCGCATGACCACCAGTCAACCGTCCGCACGGTCCAGTGCGGCGCAGGCGCTGCGCGCCGCCCTCGAGTCCCCCGGCCTGGCCCGGGCCATGGGAGCCCACAACCCGCTGAGCGCACGCCTCGCCGAGGAAGTCGGGTTCGACGTCATCTGGTCCAGCGGCTTGGAGATATCCGCCGCGGCCGGCGTGCCCGACGCCAACATCCTCGCGATGCCCGAGTGCCTGGAAGCGGCGGCCGGCCTGGCGAACGCCGTCGACCTGCCGGTGCTCGCGGACTGCGACTCCGGATTCGGCAACGTCAACAACGTCGTCCACATGGTGCGCGCCTACGAGTCCCGCGGGCTCGCCGGGGTCTGCATCGAGGACAAGCGGTTCCCCAAGCTCAACAGCTTCGTGGAGGGGGACCAGGAACTCGCCCCGCTCGGCGACTTCGCCGGCAAGGTCAGGGCTGCCACGGAGACCCGGGAGAACCTCGTCGTCGTCGCACGCCTGGAAGCGTTGATCTCCGGCAAGGGGATGGCCGAGGCGCTGCGCCGAGCCGAGGTCTACGAACGCGCCGGTGCCGACGCCCTGTTGATCCACTCGAAGCTCTCAGAGCCGGACGAGGTCTTCGCCTTCCGCGAGGCGTACACCGGTGACCTCCCGGTGGTCGTCGTCCCGACCACCTATCACCACGTCACGGTCGGCGAGCTGGAGGAGCGCGGCTTCGCCATGGCCATCTACGCCAACCACGCCCTGCGCAGTTCCCTGCGTGCCATGCGGGAGACACTGGGCAGGATCATGCGGGACGGGACCACCCGCCATGTGGAGGAGAGTCTGGCCTCGCTGAAGGAGATCTTCGACCTCCAGCGGGTGCCGCAGATGCTGGAGCAGCAGGCCCGGTACGAAGAGCTGGGCCGCGACCTGGCGGAGGCCGGACGATGACCGTGACGACGGGTACCGTCGTGCAGAGCCTGGCCTTCGCCGGCACCCGCCTGGACCTGGAGCTGGAGCCCGGCGCCGACATCAGCGGGGCGCTGGACTTCCTCGGGACGCACCTGGTCGCCGAACCGCCCGGCGACGGCACACACCGGAGCCCCGTCCTCGCCACCGTGCGCATCGCGGCGGCGGAGTCGGACCGCCATGCGCCCCCGGCCGGCACGCCGTGGGAGGACGTCTACGTCCGCAAGAGCGCCAGCGAGTTCTTCACCATCCCCGCGCGGCGCGCCGAGGCCCACGGGTGCGAGTACCTGGAGTGCACCAGGACCGGTACCCGCTTCGCCTTCGACCGCACCGCGCGGACCATCGACGCGGTGATCGGGCCGGACGGCACCATGGACCTCGTCGAACTGATCCGCGACCTCGTGCTCAAGGACCAGGAGAACTCCGGGGCGGCCGTGCTGCACGCGACGGCCGCGTATCGCGACGGCTCCGCCGTCCTGATCACCGGGGCGAAGGGCGCGGGCAAGAGCACGCTCCTGCTGGAGCTGGTAGAGAAGTTCGGCTACCAGATCATGAGCGGCGACAAGACCGTCCTGCACGAGCAGGCGGACGGCTCGGTGCTCGCCACCGGCTGGCCGGACTACCCGCACCTCGGGTACGGCACCATCGCCAAGTACCCCGGTCTGCGGGAGATCGCCGGGATCGCCGACGGCTACGCACCCGACGCCGGCCACGCGTTCTCGCCGGTGGGCAAGTTCGCGGTGGACCCGGCCCGGTTCCGGGAGCGCTTCCCCAGCGCGCCCCGCGGGGTGCGGGTGCCCGTCTCCGCGATCATCCACCCGTCCATCGGGCCCGGTGACCGCACGGTCCTGGAAGCCTGCCCGCCCGTGACGGAGGCGCTCGCGGCCGCACTCGACGCCAACGTGGAGTCGGCGTTCGACGGCGCGAACGCCGGGTGGCACCACTATCTGACGGATGCCCGCGCCGCCCAGGCGGACCGGCGGAGCCGGATCACGGCCGCCCTGGCGAGGGTCCCGGCATGGCAGCTGACCGGCCCCGGCGACCTGACGGCGGACAACGTCCCGCTGCCCGTGGCGGAGGCGAGTGCCACATGATCGAGCTGACGATCACCAGCACCGGTCTCAACTCCCACTACGACCTCACGGACGAGCTGACCGAGCGGTTGCGCGAGCACGGCGCGGGCGACGGGCTGGCCGGGGTCTTCGCCCATGGCAGCACGGTCGGGCTGACCATCATGCGGTACGAACCAGGGGCCGTGCAGGACCTGCTGCGGGCCCTGGAGCGGCTGGCACCGGACGACGGCAACCGCTACCTGCACGAGTTGACCACCGGCGACCCCAACGGCTTCTCGCACCTGAAGTCGTCCTTGCTCGGCACGAGTGTGCTGGTGCCCTTCCTCGACGGCGGACTGGGCATGTCGCCCTCGCACCGTGTGGTACTCGTCGACTTCGACCTGAAGCCGGCCACCCGAAGAGTCCTGATCGACCCGCCCCGCGCGGCCAAGGAGGAAAACCGGTGAAACTGCGTCTGGCCACCCCGGGGCCGACCGAGGTACCCCAGCGGCTCCTGCTGGCCGGGGCCCGGGAGATCGTTCATCACCGTTCGTCGGAGATGGAAGAGCTGATCCACGAGGTGAACGAGGGGCTGCCGCCGCTCTTCGGCACGACCCGCCCCGTCTACACCATCGCCGCGTCCGGCACCGGCGCCATGGAGGCGGCCGTCGCCAACTGCTTCTCCGCCGAGAACGAGGTTCTGGTCGTCTCGAACGGCTACTTCGGCGAACGCTTCCAGGCCATCTGCCGCAACTACGGACTCACCGTGCACGTGGTGGAGAGCGACTGGGGCACCAGCGCCGACCCGCAGCGGGTGGCCGAGGCGTACGCCCAGCACCCCGGGATCCGGGGCGTCTTCGTCGTCTACAGCGAGACGTCGACCGGCGCCCTGAACGACGTCGAAGCCATCGGGCGGATGTTCCGCGACACCGATGTGGTCGTCGTGGTGGATGCCGTCAGCGGACTGCTGGTGCACCCGCTGGAGATGGACGAGTGGGGCCTGGACGTCGTGCTCGCGGCCTCGCACAAGGGGTTCATGCTCCCGCCGGGCCTCGCCTTCGTCGCCCTGTCGGACAAGGCGTGGACGGCCGTGGGGAGTTCCTCCGGCCCGACCTACTACTGGTCGTTCGAGCGGCTGCGCCACTTCTACCCCATGTCCTCCTCGTCTCCTGCGGTCTCCCTGCTGCTCGGCCTGCACGAGTCGTTGAGGATGCTCGGCGAGGAAGGACTGCCCGCCTTCCGGACGCGGCACGCCACCCTGGGCAAGGCGGCCGAACGAGCCCTGCTGGAACTGGGCTTCACCACGTTCATCCGGCCCCCGCACCGCCGCAGCCACGTCATCACCTCGGCCCTGGCACCCGAGGGCGTCGACACCACCCGGCTGCTGAAGACCCTGTCCACGCAGTACGGGCTGACCATGACCGGGGGGCAGGCCCACCTCAAGGGCAAGCTGATCCGGGTGGGACACGTGGGCGCGGCGGACGCCCTCGACCTGTGCGCGGTGGTCGGGGCCCTGGAGATGTCCCTGCTCGCCCTCGGGCACCGCTTCACTCCGGGCACCGGCGTCGGTGAAGTCGTCCGTACCTTCCACGAAGAGGTGAAGTGATGCTCGTCCTGTTCCAGCGGGAGACCTGCCCCGACTGCAAGCCCGTACGGGAACTGCTGACCCGGCTCCAGATCTCGTACATCAACGTCAACGTCCCCAAGCCGCGCGACGAACGGCATGAGCTGATCCGGGTGACCGGCAGCAAGTTCATCCCCGCCCTGGTCGACGGGGCGACCGTGATCCCGGGCAGGCTGCGGGAGAACAGCGAGATCATCGCCTATCTCACGGAGCGGTTCGGCGAGCCGCGCGCGGACGGGTCCGGGGAGCCACAGCCGGAGTCCGCGGCATGAGCGACGGCTCCGGACCGGTCGTCGCGATCGTCGCGGGTACCCCGCAACTGGTGGACGCGGCACGGGCGCTGGACGTGCGGACGGTCTTCGTGCACGCCGCGGACGAGCCGCGGCCGCGGTCCGCGGACGCGGCCGATCACGCGGTCGCCGCGGACCTCGCGGACGACGCTGCGGTCCTCGCGGCGCTGGCCCCGTTCCACGAGCGGTACCGGCTGGTCCGCGTGCTGTCCCTGACCGAGCGCGGGCTGCTGCCCGCCGCCGCGGCGGCGGAAGCGCTCGGCGTGGCCGGGAACTCCCTGCACACCGTCCGCCTGCTCCAGGACAAGCGGCGGATGCGGGAGCTGCTCGCCGCCCGAGGACTCAGCCCGGTCCGGAGCCGTTCCCTCCTCTCCCCCGCCGACCTCGCCGGCTTCTGCCGGGAGGTCGGCGGGCCGGTGATCCTCAAACCGGCCGGCGGTTCGTCCAGCAAGGCCGTGGTCCGGGTTGCGGAACCGCGGGACGCGGAAGCCGCCTGGCGGTGGTTCGGCACGGCCGGCGGCACCGACCCCGTCGCGGAGGAGTTCCTCGGCGGGCCGGAGATCAGCGTGGAGGGGTTCACCCACCGAGGGCGGCACACCGTCGTGGCGATCACCGACAAGCAGGTGCTGCCCTCGTTCGTGGAGGCCGGGCACACCATGCCCAGTGCACTTCCCCCGGCGGTGCTGGAGGAGGCCGCGGCGCTGACGCTGGCGTTCCTGGACGCCGTCGGCCTGCGCGAGGGACCCTCCCACACAGAGCTGAAGATCACCGAGCGCGGTCCTCGGATCATCGAGTCCCACAACCGCATCGGCGGGGACAAGATCCGCGAACTAGTGCGCCGGGCCCACGGCGTCGACCTGGTCGGTCTCACGGTGGGGTGCCCGCTCGGGCTGCTCCCCGCGCCACCGGGACGGCCGGCCGCCCTCGGCGGCGCCGCCATCCGATTCCTGACCCCGCCGCCCGGAACGGTCCGGCGGATCCGCACACCCGACACCGGCGCGGGACCGGACGTGATCAGGCTCGAGGTCGGCGTCGGCGAGGTGATCGGCCCGGTGCTCCGTTCCGAGGACCGCGCCGGGTACGTGCTGACCGGCGGCACCGACGCGGCGGACGCCGCCCGGCGCTGCGAGCGCCTCGCGGAACAGGTGCTGATCGAGGTGGATCCGGCCGGACGGCCGGCGGACCGGCCGGCCGGAGGCTGAGCGATGCGCTACGCCGTCGTCACCGACATCCACGGCAACACCACCGGTCTGCGCGCGGTCCTGGCACGGGTGCGGGACCAGCACGTGCACCAGGTCGTCTGCCTGGGCGACGTCTTCGAGTGCCACGTCGGCAAACGGGACGTCGCGGGCCACACGTTCTCGCGCGTCGACGAGGTCTTCGACCAGGACCCCGAGCTGGTCGCCCTGCTGGACGGCGCACGGGTCGTACGGGGCAACCAGGAAGAGCGCATCAGCACGCTCGTCCCCGGTCCGGCCCGCCCCGCATGGGCACGTCCGGTGCTCGACGCGCCGCTGTCGTTCCACACGGACTTCGCCACGTACTGTCACGGTCACGCGCTGCCATCCTGGCAGGAGCCCGAACCGGGCCTATGGTGCCCCCTGGAGGCCGGGTTCACCGGGCGGGCCCTCTTCCACGGCCACCATCACCGCAGCGCCGTGCACCGGCTGCCGGCCACCGGGCGGGCCTGGGCCGACGTGGTGAGCATCCCGCTCCGCCTCGGCGAGGCCGTGCACCTCGCCCCGGACGGCCGGTACCTCGTCAACGTCGGTCCGGTCCGCGGGCCGGTCCCGACCTGGGCCGTCGTCGACGAGGTGGAGGCGACCGTCACCTACTACCGAATCGAGGCGCCCGGATGACCCGCCAGGTCCTGCTGCTCAACTCCGACAAGCCCGAGGTCGTACGCGCCTTGGCGGACCGCGCCGACCTGCGGGTCCGGGTACTCACCCGCAAGGCGTACGCCGGGCTCTACACCGGCTGGGAGACCGCCTTCGTCGACAGCTTCGAAGACCTCTCGCAGGTCGAGCGCGCCGCGTACGAACTCGTCAGCGGCGGCCCGGTCGACCACGTCATCGCCGCCACCGAGAAGAGCGTCCTGCCGGCCGGGCTCATCCGGTCCCTGCTGGGTCTGCCCGGGCCGACCTTCGACCAGTCCCTGTGGGCGGCCCACAAGCGCGCCATGAAGGCGAGACTGCGGTCCGCCGGTCTGCCGGTGGCGGACTTCGCGCAGGCCGCGACCGTCGACGACATCCCGCGGGCCGCACGGCGGATCGGCTGGCCGGTGATGGTCAAGCCGGTGTTCGGCTCCGGTTCCCGGTGCACCTACCGCCTCGACTCCCAGGAGGAGTTCGACGCCCGGCGGCTGTCGGGCGGCTTCGAGGCCCTCGCGGCGCGCCGCGTCCCCGTCCAGGTCGAGCGCCTCGTGCGATTCCGCGACGAGTACCACTGCGACGGTGTCGTACGCGGTGGCCGGGTCCGGCTGGCGGCGGTCTCCCGCTACTTCACCCCGCCGCTGCACACCCCGCACGAGTACAGCAGCGGCTACCTCATTGCCCAGGACGACCCGTTCGCCAAAGACGTGCTCGCCCTGCACGACCGGGTGGCCGAGGCGCTCGAACTGTCCGACGGCGTGACGCACCTCGAGGTCTTCGAGACCGCCGAGGGACCGTTGATCGGAGAAGTCGCGATCAGGCCGGGGGGCCTGGGCGTCTCGCGTATGTGGTGGCACGCCTTCGGCATCGACCTGTGGGAGGAGTTCGTCCGGGCCTCCCTCGACGAGCCGTCGGAGCTCGTCCCCCGCCCCCAGGAGCGGACCGTCGGCCGCACGCAGCTGCCGGCTCGGGACGGCCTGCCGGAACAGGCCCTCGCCCTGCCCGGGGTCGTCGAAGCCCTGCCCCCGGAACAGAGCGGAACCGGCAACGTCGAAGTGCACTACGCCGTCGACGGGCCCGAGGCGGCCCGCCGGCTCAACGACCGGCTGCACGCGCTCGGGGGGCCGCGGTGAGGGGCTCGCTGGTCCACAGACTGCTGCCCGCCCCGGGAGCACCGCGCCTGCTCGCCGCCTCGTGGCTGATCAAGACGCTGGGCAGCGGTCTGTACCTGCCGACCAGCGTGCTGTTCTTCACTCGTGTCGCGGGCCTCTCCGCCGGCCGGGTCGCTCTCGGCCTCACCCTCGCCGGGCTGATATCCCTCGCCGGAGCGGTACCGCTCGGCGGCCTGGCGGACCGCTACGGCCCGCGCCGCACCTACGGCGTCCTGCTCATCGTGCAGTTCGCGACCATGGCCATGCTCGCGCTGGTCCGCTCCTTCCCCTTGTTCCTGGCGCTGATCGTTGTCTTCACGCTGGCCGAACAGGGCAGCAGCGCGGCCCGCGGAGCGCTGATCGCCGTGGTCGGCGAGGGGGCCGAGCGGGTGCGGCTGCGGGCGTACCTCCGGGTCGTGACGAACGTGGGGGTGGCCATCGGCGCGGGACTGGCGGCCATCGCCATCGACCTGGGGACCACCCTCGCCTTCACGGTTCTGCTGCTGGGCACGGCGCTGACGTTCCCGGCCGCCGCGATCCCCTTGCGCGGACTGGCCGCGGACGCCGTCGTGGCCGGCGGGAAGGCGGTTCCGCGGTCGTCGCGCCGGCAGGTGTTCCGCGATTCCCGGTACGTCTGGGTCACGGCGATCTGCGGTGTGCTCAGCCTGCAGTCGCAGGTCCTCTCCTTCGCCGTGCCGCTCTGGGTCGTCAACCACACGGCTGCTCCCCCGCTGACCGTCTCCGTCATCGTCGTGCTCAACGCGGCCATGGTCGTCCTCCTGCAGATCCGCGCGAGCCGCGGGGCGGACGACGATGCGCGCGCGGCACGCCTGTGCCGGCGCGCCGGGCTGAGCCTGCTGGCCGCGTGCGTGGTGGTGGTCTTCACGCGTGCGGCGGCGCCCTGGCTCGCCGTGCTGCTGCTCATCGTCTTCGCGGTGCTGCTGACGGCCGGTGAACTCTGGACCTCGGCCGGGTCGTTCGGCCTGAGCTTCACCCTCGCGCCGGACGGCGCGCACGGCCAGTACCAGGGCTTCTTCTCCCTCGGCCGTGGAGTGGCGACGGCCGTCGCCCCGTGGCTGCTGTCCACGCTGTGCCTGTCGGACGACGGCGGGCGCGGCTGGCTGGCCCTGGGCGCGCTGTTCGCCCTCGTCGGCGCACTCATGCCGGTCGCCGTCCGCCGCTCTCCCCTGCGCGTCGCCGCCTAGTACTCCGGTCTGGTTCCGTGATCCGTCTGGTGAGTTGGTCAGTCGACCCTGGTCGGTAGTGGCTGCGGCGGGCTGTCGCTTGGTGTCGTCGCCGCAATCCGCACCGAGCCGGAAGGTCCTCACCTGGTTCAAGATCCCTCAGCCGGGACTTGGCTCACCGTCCACGACCTCCCCGGACAGAACACCTAGCGCGGCGGACGCGATGCAGGAGGTCCCGGTGGGCGAGGGGAGTGACGATCCGACGATGGTGGTCGGGTGCCTGCGCTAGCAGCTCCTCCGCCGTTCGAGGAAGGGCTTCGAGGTGCTTGTCGCGCGGAGACAGGACTTCGGCTGCGACGAGCAGGGCGCGGACGTATCGGGTGGCCGGCGCGCCGGCCAGCTCGTCGAACTGCTGGTGGGTCGGCTTCGCGCCAGCGCGCGTGGGCTCGTTCGGTAGATCGTGAACCCCGTCGCGGGACAGCCGGTAGGTCACGCTGTGCGGCCGCCCGGCGCCGACCGGGGCCAGGTACGCGGCCCCAGGAGGGAGGGCAGAGCCTGCGCGTCACCGCCGGGTCGCTCGGCCGGTTGGGCCTCGGGGAGACACCGTGAGCACAACTGGACGCGGTAGGTGCCACCGCTGCTGGAACCGCACCCCTCACAGGCGCAGGTGGGGTCCGATCCGACGCGGGGACCGCAACCGAGCGGGGGTGATCCAGGCGCGGCCGGGGAACGGGCTCCGGTTCAAGGCTCGGGCTGCCTGCTCAGCGGAGGGGCTCCCCGGGGCCGACGTGACGTGGGTGAGGACGGCTTCTCGGGCTGTCCCGGCCTTGGGCTGCACGTCCACGTCAGGTCCGGTCGGCGGATCGTGGTGCGTCGGGCCGCCGGCGGGGGTCCATCGGCATCGGCGAGTCGGAGCCGGCCTCTCCACCGCCTGCCGCAACTCGCCGTGACGGTGCGGACCGTATGTGGCACGGGGTGCAGTACGGCAGCCCGGCGACACGGGTGGAGGCGGCGCGGACAGCGCGGGCGGGCCCGGGCGGGCGCGGCGCGGGCGACGGGCCCGTGCGGGCGGCCCGGACCGGCCCGCGCCGCCCACACCGGTCAGCTCGTCCGCTCCACGTCCATCGCGCCGCGCCACACCCTCACGTCGAGGGTGATGTAGTCGCTGGGGTCGGATTCGGGCGAGAAGCCGACGACGGTCAGCAGGGCCACGTCCCCGGCGCCGTTCTGCAGGCACATGCGGGATCCCTTG from Streptomyces sp. MRC013 includes the following:
- a CDS encoding MFS transporter, translating into MRGSLVHRLLPAPGAPRLLAASWLIKTLGSGLYLPTSVLFFTRVAGLSAGRVALGLTLAGLISLAGAVPLGGLADRYGPRRTYGVLLIVQFATMAMLALVRSFPLFLALIVVFTLAEQGSSAARGALIAVVGEGAERVRLRAYLRVVTNVGVAIGAGLAAIAIDLGTTLAFTVLLLGTALTFPAAAIPLRGLAADAVVAGGKAVPRSSRRQVFRDSRYVWVTAICGVLSLQSQVLSFAVPLWVVNHTAAPPLTVSVIVVLNAAMVVLLQIRASRGADDDARAARLCRRAGLSLLAACVVVVFTRAAAPWLAVLLLIVFAVLLTAGELWTSAGSFGLSFTLAPDGAHGQYQGFFSLGRGVATAVAPWLLSTLCLSDDGGRGWLALGALFALVGALMPVAVRRSPLRVAA
- a CDS encoding ATP-grasp domain-containing protein, which codes for MSDGSGPVVAIVAGTPQLVDAARALDVRTVFVHAADEPRPRSADAADHAVAADLADDAAVLAALAPFHERYRLVRVLSLTERGLLPAAAAAEALGVAGNSLHTVRLLQDKRRMRELLAARGLSPVRSRSLLSPADLAGFCREVGGPVILKPAGGSSSKAVVRVAEPRDAEAAWRWFGTAGGTDPVAEEFLGGPEISVEGFTHRGRHTVVAITDKQVLPSFVEAGHTMPSALPPAVLEEAAALTLAFLDAVGLREGPSHTELKITERGPRIIESHNRIGGDKIRELVRRAHGVDLVGLTVGCPLGLLPAPPGRPAALGGAAIRFLTPPPGTVRRIRTPDTGAGPDVIRLEVGVGEVIGPVLRSEDRAGYVLTGGTDAADAARRCERLAEQVLIEVDPAGRPADRPAGG
- a CDS encoding ATP-grasp domain-containing protein, with protein sequence MTRQVLLLNSDKPEVVRALADRADLRVRVLTRKAYAGLYTGWETAFVDSFEDLSQVERAAYELVSGGPVDHVIAATEKSVLPAGLIRSLLGLPGPTFDQSLWAAHKRAMKARLRSAGLPVADFAQAATVDDIPRAARRIGWPVMVKPVFGSGSRCTYRLDSQEEFDARRLSGGFEALAARRVPVQVERLVRFRDEYHCDGVVRGGRVRLAAVSRYFTPPLHTPHEYSSGYLIAQDDPFAKDVLALHDRVAEALELSDGVTHLEVFETAEGPLIGEVAIRPGGLGVSRMWWHAFGIDLWEEFVRASLDEPSELVPRPQERTVGRTQLPARDGLPEQALALPGVVEALPPEQSGTGNVEVHYAVDGPEAARRLNDRLHALGGPR
- a CDS encoding metallophosphoesterase family protein, yielding MRYAVVTDIHGNTTGLRAVLARVRDQHVHQVVCLGDVFECHVGKRDVAGHTFSRVDEVFDQDPELVALLDGARVVRGNQEERISTLVPGPARPAWARPVLDAPLSFHTDFATYCHGHALPSWQEPEPGLWCPLEAGFTGRALFHGHHHRSAVHRLPATGRAWADVVSIPLRLGEAVHLAPDGRYLVNVGPVRGPVPTWAVVDEVEATVTYYRIEAPG